The Prunus persica cultivar Lovell chromosome G8, Prunus_persica_NCBIv2, whole genome shotgun sequence genome includes a region encoding these proteins:
- the LOC18766388 gene encoding probable glutamyl endopeptidase, chloroplastic isoform X1: MNDRMLVHKVYHRLSLLSLTPHTLPFKPVQFPSALSPASIRARPLNGTVRSLRTTAVMATSRLRNLVPVNAVASEDGSGGASNGSVASTAATTALEDEEDSTLGVRYRLPPQEIKDIVDAPPLPALSFSPHRDKILFLKRRSLPPLAELARPEEKLAGVRIDGKCNTRTRMSFYTGIGIHQLLPDGTLGPEIEVHGFPDGAKINFVTWSPDGRHLAFTIRFDEEESTSSKLKVWVAQVETGIARPLFKSDEIFLNAVFDNFVWVNDSSLLVCTIPLSRGDPPKKPWVPFGPKIQSNEQKSIIQVRTFQDLLKDEYDEDLFDYYATTQLVLASLDGTVKEIGPPAIYTSMDPSPDHKYLLISSIHRPYSFTVPCGRFPKKVDLWTADGKFVRELCDLPLAEDIPIAFNSVRRGMRSINWRADKPSTLYWVETQDEGDAKVDVSPRDIIYTQPAEPLEGEGATILHKLDLRYGGISWSDDSLALVYESWYKTRRTRTWVISPGSNDVSPRILFDRSFEDVYSDPGSPMLRRTPAGTYVLAKVKKENEEGTYILLNGNGATPEGNIPFLDLFDINTGNKERIWKSDKEKYYETVVALMSDEKEGDLPIDHLKILTSKESKTENTQYYILSWPEKKAFQITNFPHPYPQLASLQKEMVKYQRKDGVQLTATLYLPPGYDPSRDGPLPCLVWSYPGEFKSKEAAGQVRGSPNEFAGIGPTSALLWLARRFAILSGPTIPIIGEGDDEANDRYVEQLVASAEAAVEEVVRRGVAHPNKIAVGGHSYGAFMTANLLAHAPHLFSCGIARSGAYNRTLTPFGFQNEDRTLWEATSTYVKMSPFMSANKIKKPILLIHGEEDSNSGTLTMQSDRFFNALKGHGALCRLVILPYESHGYASRESIMHVLWETDRWLQKYCVSHTSTVNVDPDVSKDNSGTVSTDSESKAIAASGGSGPEVSNTEHEGFDSLPRSLLW, from the exons atgaatGATAGGATGCTCGTTCACAAAGTCTACCATCgcctttctcttctctccctcaCTCCACACACTCTCCCTTTTAAACCCGTCCAATTCCCATCGGCCCTTTCGCCCGCGAGCATCAGGGCACGTCCCCTAAACGGCACCGTAAGGTCCCTCAGAACTACCGCCGTCATGGCCACCTCTAGGCTCCGCAACCTCGTCCCTGTCAACGCCGTCGCTTCGGAGGATGGCAGTGGCGGAGCCTCCAACGGCTCTGTCGCTTCTACCGCAGCTACCACTGCACTTGAAGATGAAG AAGACTCCACGTTGGGAGTTAGATATCGTCTTCCTCCACAAGAAATTAAAGATATCGTGGATGCTCCACCACTTCCCGCCTTGTCATTCTCACCACATAGGGATAAGATACTGTTTCTCAAGCGGAGATCTTTGCCGCCATTGGCAGAACTTGCTAGACCCGAGGAAAAGCTGGCCGGCGTTCGTATCGACGGAAAATGCAATACAAGGACTCGGATGTCGTTTTACACGGGCATTGGGATCCATCAATTGTTGCCTGATGGTACCCTTGGGCCCGAAATAGAGGTACATGGATTCCCTGATGGTGCTAAGATCAATTTCGTTACTTGGTCCCCGGATGGTCGCCATTTAGCCTTCACCATCCGATTTGATGAGGAGGAAAGTACCAGTAGTAAGCTTAAAGTGTGGGTTGCCCAAGTGGAAACGGGGATCGCTAGACCTTTGTTTAAGTCAGACGAAATATTTTTGAATGCCGTTTTTGACAATTTCGTTTGGGTGAATGATTCTTCTTTGCTAGTTTGCACCATTCCCCTGTCGCGTGGAGACCCGCCAAAGAAACCTTGGGTTCCTTTTGGACCAAAAATTCAATCTAACGAGCAGAAAAGCATTATCCAAGTTAGGACCTTCCAGGATTTGCTGAAGGATGAGTATGATGAAGATTTGTTTGACTACTATGCCACGACACaacttgttttggcttctttggATGGGACGGTGAAGGAAATTGGTCCTCCGGCTATATATACATCAATGGACCCCTCCCCGGATCATAAATACCTTTTAATTAGTTCAATTCACAGACCATACTCTTTCACTGTACCATGCGGAAGATTTCCCAAGAAGGTGGATCTGTGGACAGCTGATGGGAAGTTTGTTAGAGAGCTTTGTGATTTGCCTCTTGCTGAGGACATACCCATTGCATTCAACAGTGTGCGAAGAGGGATGCGTTCAATCAACTGGAGAGCAGATAAACCATCAACACTCTACTG GGTGGAGACCCAAGATGAAGGAGATGCGAAAGTGGACGTTTCTCCACGCGATATAATTTATACACAGCCTGCTGAGCCACTAGAAGGTGAAGGGGCAACGATCTTGCACAAACTTGATCTCCGCTATGG AGGGATTTCTTGGTCTGATGATTCATTGGCTCTAGTTTATGAGTCTTGGTACAAAACACGGAGAACGAGAACCTGGGTGATTTCTCCTGGATCGAATGATGTCAGTCCGCGCATCCTATTTGATAGGTCGTTCGAAGATGTATATTCAGATCCTGGCTCTCCTATGCTGCGGAGAACTCCTGCTGGGACGTATGTGCTTgcaaaagtaaagaaagaaaatgaggaaGGCACTTATATACTACTGAATGGAAATGGTGCTACACCAGAGGGAAACATCCCATTCTTGGATTTGTTTGACAT AAATACAGGcaataaagaaagaatatgGAAGAGTGACAAAGAAAAGTATTATGAGACTGTTGTTGCTTTGATGTCTGATGAGAAAGAAGGAGATCTGCCCATTGATCACTTGAAAATATTGACTTCCAAAGagtcaaaaactgaaaacaccCAGTATTATATCCTAAGCTGGCCAGAAAAGAAAGCAttccaaattacaaatttccCTCATCCATATCCACAGCTGGCATCATTACAGAAAGAGATGGTCAAGTACCAGAGAAAGGATGGGGTTCAACTGACTGCAACGTTATACCTTCCACCAGGCTATGATCCATCCAGAGATGGCCCTCTTCCATGTCTAGTCTGGTCTTACCCTGGAGAATTCAAAAGCAAAGAGGCTGCTGGACAAGTTCGTGGTTCTCCTAATGAATTTGCTGGCATAGGTCCAACATCCGCTCTCCTCTGGCTAGCTCGAAG GTTTGCTATTCTATCTGGACCAACAATTCCTATAATTGGCGAGGGtgatgatgaagcaaatgaTAG GTATGTGGAGCAATTGGTTGCAAGCGCAGAGGCTGCTGTGGAGGAAGTTGTTCGACGAGGA GTTGCTCATCCAAACAAAATTGCTGTTGGGGGACATTCATATGGGGCATTCATGACTGCAAACCTCTTGGCACATGCCCCTCATCTTTTCTCTTGCGGAATTGCTCGATCTGGTGCTTACAACAGAACACTTACTCCTTTTGGTTTTCAG AATGAGGATAGAACTCTTTGGGAGGCGACTAGTACTTATGTAAAAATGAGTCCTTTCATGTCAGctaataaaattaagaaaccaATCTTGCTTATCCATGGAGAAGAAGACAGTAATTCCGGAACATTAACCATGCAG TCGGATCGTTTCTTTAATGCTCTGAAAGGTCATGGTGCTCTTTGCCGCCTTGTGATTCTTCCCTACGAGAGCCATGGCTATGCTTCAAGAGAGAGCATCATGCATGTGCTGTGGGAAACTGATAGATGGTTGCAGAAATATTGCGTGTCACACACTTCCACTGTAAATGTAGATCCTGATGTGAGTAAAGACAACTCAGGCACAGTATCTACAGACTCTGAAAGCAAAGCAATTGCTGCTAGTGGAGGCAGTGGCCCAGAGGTGTCAAATACTGAGCATGAAGGATTTGACTCGTTGCCAAGGTCATTGTTATggtaa